Part of the Polaribacter sp. Hel1_33_78 genome is shown below.
TTATAAATACATTTTTAACATCATGCATTTGATTGTGTTTATTTAAAACTGATGTTTTCGGGTCTTTACCCATTCTTGCCGTTCCCATTTCATGAACTGCTGAACCGGGAGCAGGACTTGTTCTATAACTTCCAACATTTTTAAATCCAGCTTTTCTCAACATTTCTTCACTAGATTTAGTCATATGTTCCATCATCGCTAATTCATTAGGGCCATATTCAAAATCAACCTTAACAAGAGGTAAACCCCACTGGTCTTTATTTTCATTATCTAAAGAAATCTTGTTATCATAATTAGGTAATGTTTCTCCACGACCACCTAAAGAAATTTTCCATTCTCCAGGTGTTGCCAATTGTTCTTTTAAGCCCACCCCTATTCCTGAAGTTGCTTTTGATTGCCAATTCTCTCTGTGTCCTTTTCCTTGAATACCATATCCCCTTATAAAATCAACGTCTTTAGTTTCATTCTTTAAATTTTGAAATCTTGGAATATAAATTGTACCAGGAGATTTCCCCTCGTAATATTTATCTTTCAATCCTTCATAAGTTCCAAAAGCACCCTCATTCACTACATGATCCATTAAATTATGACCCAATTGTCCGCTAGTATTTCCCAATCCATTTGGAAAAGAAGGTGAAGTAGAATTTAATAAAATGGCCGTAGTAGCAATTGTTGAAGCATTTAGGAAAATTACTTTCGCATAATAACGAATCTCTTCTTTCGTAATAGCATCAATTATTACAACGCCTATTGCTTTTTTTTGCAGGTCATCATAAATAACTTCTTTTACTACAGAATTTGCTCTCATGGTTAAATTACCGGTTTCATGAGCATCTAATAAGGTGGATGAATTACTACTAAAATAACCTCCAAAAGGACATCCTCTACTACATAAATTTCTATATTGACAAGGTCCTCTTCCTTTTTTAGCCTCCGTTAAATTAGCAACTCTACCATTAATTACAATACGATCTGAGTACTCCTTACTTACCGTTTCTTTTAAATGTTGTTCAATCGCATTCATAGGTATTGGAGGCAAAAAAATACCATCTGGCAACTGAGAAAGGGATTCAGAACTTCCACTAATTCCGACATAATCCTCAACATAATCGTACCATTTAGCTAAATCATTATATCTAATTGGCCAATCAACCCCATAACCATCGTTTTTATTTGCTTCAAAATCCATTTGAGAAAAGCGATAACTTTGTCGACCCCAAGTTAATGAACGGCCTCCTACCTGATAGCCTCTTATCCATTTATAAGGCTTAACTTGTACATAAGGATGTTCACTGTCCTTGACGAAAAAATGTTTGTTCCCAGCATCACTATGACTGCTTTGTATTGGTCTTTCCTCTAATTCTTTATTCGTTAAATGGGATCTATATTTGAAATCCCATGGATTTTTCCAAGCTGTGGGATAATCGACAATATGCGTTACATTTCGACCTCTTTCTAATACCAATGTTTTTAGGCCTCCTTGAGTCAGTTCTTTTGCGGCCCAACCACCACTTATACCCGAACCTACAACTATAGCATCAAAAGTATTTTCTTGTTTTTGATTTGTCATTGTTTAGTTTATTTTGTTGCCCAGGATTTCTGATTAGGACTTAACTCTGTAATAGCCTTATACCTGCCAGGAACGGGCAAGTATGTTAGGTGTTTTGTAGCTCCAATCGAAGAAGTGCAATAACCTTCTATAGTTAACGTTTTTATAATATTAAAAAAAGAACGACCAAGTAGCTTGTTACGAATTTTTGTAAATAGGCTGTTCGAACTTGAGTTGTTGTCTAAGTTTTCTACTTGTTTTATTTTTTGATCTATCGTACAGTTTTCAAAATTACGCCCGTAGGCATCCAAACAATGCTCTTGCAAATCCTTCAATCCATTTAAAAAATTATGATATTCTTTTTTGGAGGAGCAATCTTCCATATAATAGATTATATAATCCTGCACACCTGCTGACTTTGCACCTGGAGAAGCCGCAGTAGTAGGTATAATGACATCAACCAATTCTGAAATCACATCGAAATAAACTTTTATTTCTTCTTTATTTTTATTTAAGTCTTCTAAAAAATATTTGTAACCTCCAAAGGAAGCCAACCCAACTCCTGTAAAACCTAAAATACCTCCGAGAGCTTTTCTTCTATTCATCTATGCAGTCTTTAGTGATAAATACCCTTTTTGTACTTGGAAATTTAATGCTAGCCTAAACAAGACCAAAGTTATGCCAAAAACACAATTGAAATAAAGTGTTAAATATCAATTAATTAAAATCAATATTAATTATCAGATATTCCGAATATCGGAATTGTATTCCTAAAAACGGAACTGTAAGCTTTTAAAAAAATATTAAACTGCTCTTTTAGCCCTTTCCCAATTTACTGATTGTGATTTTTTTATATATCTAAAAAACCCTAATATCACGGAAAGATTCATTATAAAAAAATAATACGGAACAAATAAAGCTTTTACTCTTGTAGATCTATTTTCTAGGAACCAACCTAATAAAGCAGCACAATAAAACAAAACTTGTAGCCAAAATAAAACTGAATACAATCCGACATTAAACACTCCTACATTGTAAGATAATATAAATGAAACCGGAATTAACAAAACAAGGCAAAGTGGTGTTAAAGTCCATCTCAGAACACGGTGAGAAATATACTGAAAAGACAGTGTACCATATTTAAATACATTAAGCAAAGACCTAAGTCTTACAATGGCTTGAATTCCTCCTGCGGAAATTCTAACTTTACGTTTTAATTCTTCCTTCACATTTGCTGAGGCGGTTTCAATAGCGTAAGCTTCAGGATCGTATTGAATGGTATAGCCATCTTGAGCTACTCGCAGCGAGATAATGAAATCATCTAATAAGGTGTCTTTTTCAACATGTCGGTATAGTGGAGTTCTTATTGCAAATAGTTCTCCTGCCGCACCCACAACGGAATACAATTCGGCATCCCACTTTTTTAAAGCTGACTCGTATTTCCAATATAAACCCTCACCTGCTCCAGAGGCGACATCACTTTCTTTAGTTACTATTCGTTTTTCACCAGATACACAGCCTACTTTAGGATTACTAAATAAATTAACAATACGTCTAATCGATTCCTTTCCTAAATTGGTATTTGCGTCACTAAAAATAACGATCGGAGTTTTTACAAAATCCATACCTCTGTTCATCGCACCAATTTTACCATTGCGCTCGTCTAAATGATGCACAGTTGTATTTGGATAGCCTTTTAACAAATCTGGTGTGCCGTCGTCAGAACCATCAGTAACCCAAACAATGTTTATTTTTTCTTTAGGATATTCGAGTTCTAAACTATTTTTCATTTTGGCTGATACATAATCTTTTTCATTATAAGCCGTAATAAATAAGGTTACTTCTGGCTCATAAGATGGGTTTATTTCAACTTTATTTCCAATCTTAAAAAATCGTCTTATTTTAATAATGACAAATAATAAAATACCATAGCCTACATAAGTGTAAACAATAATAAATAATAATGACCAAAAAGTAATTTTTAATGTTTCCATAATATATTCTTAAGGTCTTTCCCACTTTTTAGTTTGGTGATTATATTGTCTTAATACTCTTGCAGGATTTCCACCAACCACAGAATAATCTGGGACATCTTTTGTAACGACACTTCCGGATGCAATTATGCAATGCGTACCAATGGTTAATCCTTGTATTATAACCGAATTACCTCCTATCCAAACATTATCTTTAACAACAGTTAAATCGGCAGTAACCCCTTGCAATTTTATAGGTCTATCAACGTCCATAAAATTGTGAGTCAATCCAGTAATTTGTGCACCGCTTCCAATTGTAACATAATTCCCCAGTGTTACCGGACCTACTAATTTTACTCTTGAAGTAACACTACTGAAATCTCCTATTACAATATCTCCCATACCATTATTTATGATAGAATAATCTTCAATAATTGTTCTATATCCAATCTGAAATTTTTTTGTAGGAATAAGGTCAAGTCTAGCCTTTCTTTTAATTATCGCTCCCCTTCCTTTTTTGATAATAAAAGGATAGCCTAATATCCTAAACCAAAGTCTAGGTCTTGTAGCATAAGAATGAACCATTAAGTAGTGTAAAATTTTCTTTAATTTTGGTTTGTCGTTTAACATTTTATTTTATTTTTTAAATTAATTAACTCTGTGGACTCCAATGCGTGTCCAATTTTTTTTATATTATTTTCCCATGAATGCGTAAGTGCGTATTCGCGTCTAGAATTCTCTAAAACTATAGAATTGGATTTATTCGCCTTCTCTATAAGCAATAAATAGTCCTCTTTTGTTTCTGCTAAAAAGACCCAGTCTTTAAAATATCCCATAGCAATTGTTTTAGTAGCAACTACTGGTTTTCCCATTGCTAAATACTCATCAATTTTCCTAGGATAGTTTCCTTTGGTGGTCTCATTCATCAACTGTGGGTTTATACACACATCAAACCCTTTAATATAATTAGGAAGATTAGTGCCTTCTTTTGCTCCTAAAAAATGAACATTATCATAACTATGCAGATTAGAATTAGCAAAAGTACTATCCTCTGGCCCAACAAGTACGATACTCCAATCTGCTCTACTCTTAGCTATAAACTCTAATAAATCTATATCTAACCTAATACTAGCCAAGTATCCAACATACCCAATAATTGGCCCTTTGATAGCGGTTAATTCTTTTGCCGTTATTATTTCTCGTAATTTAAAATCAAAGAGCGAAACATCGCATCCTTGCCCTACCATATGGCTATTAGTGTTAAAATTACGCGCATATTCCGTATAATATATAGAATTGGTAACCACTACGTCAGCGGCCTTAATTAGCAAAGCTTCATACCTTTTACCATGTAAATTCCAATATGAAAATGGACTATTAACTAAATTATCTCTAATATAATAGATAAATGAACTAGGATTCAAAAGAATTCTAAGTTGTTCTCCTAAAAACATTGAACTATCATTGAATAGAATGTAATCCTTAAATTCTAAATCTGTGAGCGCTCGCAGTATCTCTTTAAATAATTTTTTAGCATTGTATCGGGTTAATCGATCAAAAATAAAATTTTGTTTAATACGGTTTGTCGGCGCAAAAACAGTTTTAGGATTAAACTCCCATAAATTACTGGAAACCTGTTTAAGTCCATTCTCTTTGCCAAAAACAACTCGTTTTCTTTTCTCTAGCGGTTCTGATTTTTTTGCTTTAAAAAAGTCGATGATACTTAAAGGATTGTTTACATATATCACCCTATTATACTTTGCGAATTCCGTTGCAATATTTTTACAATTACTACCAATTTCTATATCCCATGCTTGCATGCCAATTATGACGATATCTTTACCTTTAATCATGATTTCTTATTTTTTAATGTTATCAATTCATTTTTTGATGTGATTTAAATGCTCCCGTAATTAATTTTTGTCTTCTACTTTAACATAAGTATGAGGCGTATGAATAAAAGTTTTATTAGCACCTTTCATTTTAAATAAACCAATAAAAACACCAAAGAAAGCTTTTGGTAATTGCATAAATGCAAAGATCATTTCTACAGAGTAAAACTTGCGTGGTATCGAAATTGCAAAGGATAATATATTGGCGAAAAAGATTACTGTCCATATATAAAAATAAAAATCTGGACTTAAAAAAAAAGCAATAAATACCGAAGCAAGTAAAATACCTGGTAAAATTAACCTTGGTGGTAACATCATTTGAAATGCTCTATCATAATAATCTACATTCCCTCTTGTAATTAGGTGCCAAACAGCTGTTAGAAAGTGTTTTTTTAAATAATGGTATTGAGCCGATATCCATCTGATTCTTTGATTTTTGAATACTTCAGCCTGACTCACTTTTTCATCATAACAGATGGCATCATCTCTATATTCGAACTTATAACCTTGTTTTAATAATTTTAATTCTAGTTCTTTATCAAAACCACCTACCGCATCAATATTCTTCATAGTATTCTTGAATAATTGATAAGAAAATGCCATTCCCGAACCCACTAACCTAGAAGACAAACCAATAGTACGATGGCCTTTACCATAGATATTGTTATTAATTTCTTCACTCATAGCATCTAACATAGCAAAAGCGCCTTTAGTATTTTTAGCGGCTCTATGTCCTTGTACCACCTGATAACCTGCATTAAATGAATCATTTATTTTCGCAATAAAATCAGGAGCCAAAACATTATCTGCATCTAGTATTAGGGCTATATCATATAAATTTTCAGGCAATTCTGCCATTGTTTTATTTAATGCCTTTGCTTTAGTGCTCTTATCAAAAGAAACTTCTTTTACAATTATTGGTAATGAATTTAAATCGTCTAACGTTTTTTGTTGAAACGAATCCGCAATAACAATTACATCAAATAATTTTTTTGGGTACGATTGATTTAAAACCTCTTTAGCAACCTCAAGAATAACAGCATCTTCCTTATATCCTGGTATAAATACTACAAATTTATGCTGTTTATTTTTTGCTGATTTTTTTATTTTCCGCGGTAAGTTGCCAAGGATGGCATAAGTTATTAAAAACAAAACGGATGCTCCTAGATAAATTAATAGAAGATAATGTAATATTTCAAGTAGTATCATAACTGTTGGTTTTTGTTAATATTAAAATTTCTAATGTTCCAGGCTACACCTCTATATAAAGCAGATAAATGCTTTTTAACAAATAAATACTTAATCGTATTTTTTAGAAGTGGAATCAGAAAGAAATAAATCACCCCTAAGAATAAAGTAATTCCGCTACTATTTCTTCTTACAAACAACAACCTATTTCTATTCATATAATAGGTTTTTAGAGGACTATTTTTCCCAGTAGAAATAGATTCTTTATGAAGGATGGAAGAGTTTGGCTGGAAATAAATTTTATATCCTGCTCGCTTAACGCGTTCTGCAAAATCAAGTTCTTCATAATAAAGAAAGTAACCTTCATATAACAACCCTAATTCTTCTAAAACACTCTTTCGTATCATCATGCAAGCACCATGAGGATAAGCTGTCTCTGTCACTTCATCAAGTTGTCCATTATCTATTTCTTTATATCCGTAATGACTTCCTCGAGAGGTAATGGGGTTTATAGGGGATGCTCCGGCATATTGTATGACATTATCTTCATAGAAATAAAGAATTTTTGAGCTCACAATTCCTATTTTTTTATCGGACTCCATCAACTCCACTAAACTCTCTAAAAAGTCTGGTTTCACCTCAGTATCATTGTTTAACAATAAGACATAATCTCCCTTTGCTTGTTTTAAGGCAATGTTATTACCTCCTGCAAAACCCAAGTTTTTTTTACTTATTATTAATTGAATTTCCGGATATTTTTCTTTAATAATATTTGGAGATTTTGTAGGAGAGGCGTTATCTACAATTAACGTTTCAAAATTAGGATATGTAACTTTTTCTAAAGAAGCCAGCATTTCGCAAGTTACTTCGGGTTGGTCGTAGTTTACACTTACGATTGAGACCAAAGGCTGTTGAGATTTTATATTCATAATCTATTATTTTCTCAAATTTTCTAAATGAATTAATTCATATTGTTTCAAATACTCTTTTGCCATATTTTTCCAAGAAAATTGTTTACTGCGTTCTAAACCTTTTTCACAAAGCGATTTTCGATACGCATCATCATTTAAAATTTTAACAATGGCTTCTGTAATTTCTTCGGATTTAAACGGATCTATAATATGAGCTGCATTACCAGAAACTTCTGGCATTGACGAGGTATTTGAGGTTATAACGGGCACATTACAAGACATGGCTTCTAACATCGGAATTCCAAAACTTTCTCGAAGCGAAGGATATAAAAAGATATCGCATTGTGCGTAAATAGCTGGTAAATCTTTATTAATAACGTAACCTGTTAAAACGATATTATTAATAAGCTTTGTGTCATTAATTTCAACTAACAGTTTATTAAGCTCAATTTTATCATAATCTAAGATTACAAGTTTGTGACTTAAACCTGTTTGTTTTAAAAAGTCTGAAAATGCTTTTAAAGTTCCTTTTGTGTTTTTTTTAGGATCAGTATTTCCTATGAAAAAGAAATAGTTGTCTGGTAAATTATAAACCTCCTTTACCCGCTTCAGTTCATCTTTATTGGTAACAGGTTTAAAGTGCTCACTTACGCCATTATAAATAGCATCCAATTTATTGTCACCTTTAATACCAAAAAAATCTCCTATTCTATTTTTCTCAAAAAGAGATACTGTAATTACTTTTTTGCTCTTTTTTACAACGCAAGGCACGACCAATTTCCGGTAGATACTTCCAAATTTTTGATAGGTGCTTGCGCTACTTTTTAGTGTTTTCAAATAACTTCTTTCCATATATATAATATCATGAAGAATCGTGATTAATGGAATATCTGTAAAAAATGGAACGGTATTACTTGTGCAATGTAAAATATCGCATTCATATTCTTTTGCTGCTTTTGGCAATGCAATTTGCTCCCAAGTTGGGTAAGAACAACCATTTAATTTTATGATTTTAAAATTTGATGTTTCTTGCAACACAGAATTATCTTCATCTGGCTTTACAAAGATGAAGTATTCATTTTTATGGTCTATAAGTTGAAGGTTTTTAATAAGCTCCAAAGCAACCATGTCCATTCCATGCTTCTTTTTACGAAAAATACGTTGACCTTCTATTCCTATTCTCATGATATATTGTGTTTCAAAAGGTACTTGTTTACTAAGTTAAGCTTGATGTCGTTTCACAATTTTATTTCTATATTTAGAGCAGGGCTCTGAAAAAACAGAGCGTGTTTCTCGCTTGTTAAAGTATTCTTGAAAGATTCTGATTCTAAAAACATTTTATAATTTTCTTGACAGAGCGGAGGCTGTTCTGATATTCTAGCAGCAGCAACAGCAAGCTGATTGTATGCAGTTCCTAAGCAGAACACATCGGATTTAGAAATGTATGCTTTTGCTCTATAATTGCGATTGTTAATACTCGAATTTTGAAGTATTACAGTATTTAAGTCCTTTATATTTCTATAATTCATGGAGTAGATTTAAGGATATTTATTATTATATTTTTAATACTAAATATAGTATTAGGTATATGCTATGTAGCAATTAATTCAGGTTCTTTCTCTATAATAGGCTCTTCAAAAATTTGTGGATTTGACATGAGCGCCATGGATGCATATATTAATAAACCGGTAGGCATACCACCTAATACACCATTTCCATAGGACGCCAACATAACTCCTACCATCCCTGAAATTAACGCACTCATTTTTAACTTTGTTATTGGATCTCGAATTCTGAACATGACTTTAAAAGAAGCCACTCCAATAACGTAAAACAAAATACATAGATGCAATATCAAGCCAATTATACCCATCTCTGCCCAAATCATAACGTACCAGCTATCTGTGGCGACATGTGAAAGAAATGCATTTGGTAAAAAACGCAGTGCCTTATCGCCCGCATGACCAATACCGCCTCCAAATGGTCTTGAGGCAAGATACCCTTTTAGGATTTGCTGATTTGCTTTTCTGATTAGTAAAGATGGATTATTAGGATCAAAGCCAGTTCTCATTCTTCTTATTTGGGCATTACCATTGGCGATCATCGTAAATTTAAAAAACACAAATAAGAGTACGACAAGTAATATACCAGTGCCAAGCAACCTAATATTTCTCCTTAAAACAAAAAATGTCATAAAACCTGCGAAAGGAACTGCTATAGAACCTCTTGTGCCTGATATCATCATTCCATATAAGCCCAATATTCCGGCGATAAGAAAAAAGATTCTAGGAAACCCCTTTTTAGCCATGGAGAATATAATAAATACGACTCCGGAATATCCTTGATTACCTCCAAATTGGCCTGCATCACTAAAAAATGAAAACACTCTTAATTTACCAAATAATATATGCGTTACGGCACCTCCTCTATCCAACCATGCTTGCTCTGCAGTGTCAACCCCAAAAACCATTTGTCCGATTCCTTTAAGCGTTGCAAGTATAGAAAAAGCACCCCAAAGATATAAAAATGTATCTAGCCTTTTATTAGTGTTTATAAGCATGAACGTAAGAATAATAAAGAAAAAGAAATAAAATCCAGTACCTCTGCCAGCAATCCAGGGTTCTATCATTCTAGCTTCAGGGTTTGCGAGTTGTAATATAAAATATACTAACCAAACCGCAGCTAAAATTGTAATATCCTTATTTGCCGGGGACCAATCAACCCGATCTCTAAATCTAGAAAAAATAAGCGCTAAAAAGGTTAAAATCATAAGCCCATCTATACCAAAACCTAATGGCAGATCTTTTACATAGCGTCCAATGCCAAGCACTATAAAATTGTAACCAATCGCCGTATAAAAACCAATAATGGGATTTTTAAATACTGTATAGATGTAAATGCTACCACAGAAGAGAGCCAACACCAAACCTATACCTGCAATCCCCATTTTAGCAAGTAATAATGCTATTAAAGCTATGCTTCCAAATAATAATAGAATAACCCTTGGTTTAGCTAAACTAGCAGAACCTGATATCTTGTCAAAAGGGTTTATATGGTTATTATTTGTGGTCAACCTAATTTGTTTTATTAAATGTGATAAAGCGATTCTGAGTTACTTTATTAAAAAGAGTTTTATAAAATTTAATTCCACTAGAAAAGATTTCTTGATAAGACAAGGTTAATTCCTTATTTAAAAAGTACATGCCCATCCATATGCCTATTATTGTAAATAGGATAGAGGTAACTGCAACAAGAATTAAGGATTTAAAAACAAAAATTGCTATAAAATCTCCTATTAAATTAGCCGCTACCATAATAAATACTTTTACGGCGTTAATGTTAGGCTTATTGATACTATCCAACCCAATACCTGTCATTCGATCTATTGGCAGTAAGAGTCCATAAATAGAAAACACACGCACGATATCTACAACATTAAACCCTGTAATTGGATCAACTTTTAAATATTGTTCACCTGAAAGAATTAAAACTAAATAATCTGCAAAAACAAAAGTTACTAAACTGATAATTACAAATAAATACGTGAGTGCACCAGAATAGGTGTAAAATAAATCTTTCACTTCTTGAACTCTGCCTTGAACACTAGCTTTAGACATTTTTGGGAAAGCGGTAGCAACAAAACTTCGCAAAGGTATTTGTTGCAATTCGGTAAGTTTTAAAGGAATACTATAAAGTGCTACGGCGGCGCTTCCCATCGGGCTCAAACTAATAATTACGGTATCTGCACTTCTTAATAAGTTAGTGCCTATTAAGGTAAACGTCGTATATTTTCCAAAATTTAATAATGTTTTATTGGTATCGGAACTTGCTTGTGTAATATATTTTGTTCCATCCCAGCCTAAAGTAATAGACACTAGAGATGTAATAGCATTAATAATAAGTAGGGCAATAACCAATTCGTTTAATTCCATTTCGATAAAAAAGAAATGAACTAAAACCACTAAAAAAAAGAGTCCACTATTTATTGATTTTATAATTAAAATTTTATCATATTTTTGGTCTGCCTGCAATACAACAAGCGCATTATTCCAAGGAAGATTTAAAAAAGCTAATAATGGATACCATTTGAAAAAAAGATTATAACCAGAATTACTAATGGCATCATTAAAGAAAGAGTA
Proteins encoded:
- a CDS encoding lipopolysaccharide biosynthesis protein, with amino-acid sequence MKMIKKIAREDNFLSLTGNLVIAILGIGGFALLARSLSLDVFGEWVLFITGGSFVEMFRFGITNTGLIRFLSGADEDSRIKLIGSNALIGLGATVLVAIILVFCYSFFNDAISNSGYNLFFKWYPLLAFLNLPWNNALVVLQADQKYDKILIIKSINSGLFFLVVLVHFFFIEMELNELVIALLIINAITSLVSITLGWDGTKYITQASSDTNKTLLNFGKYTTFTLIGTNLLRSADTVIISLSPMGSAAVALYSIPLKLTELQQIPLRSFVATAFPKMSKASVQGRVQEVKDLFYTYSGALTYLFVIISLVTFVFADYLVLILSGEQYLKVDPITGFNVVDIVRVFSIYGLLLPIDRMTGIGLDSINKPNINAVKVFIMVAANLIGDFIAIFVFKSLILVAVTSILFTIIGIWMGMYFLNKELTLSYQEIFSSGIKFYKTLFNKVTQNRFITFNKTN